The following DNA comes from Burkholderia sp. HI2500.
GCGGCGACGCTCGAAGCGCTCGCCCAGCGCATTCGCGCGCGTTTCGTGTAACGCGTCGATTGCATTCGGCGACGGCACGGCTTGGCGTACCGGCTCGCCGCCGTGCCAACGCCTGTTTCAGCGGTCATGCGAGGTAACACGTGTAACCGCCGGCGAAACTCGTCTCGGCCCACCCGGCGCTAGACTCCGCGCATTGCTTCACCGAGCGACAGGAAGGGCGGATCGCCTCTTCGTGCCGGCCGGCCGCCTTTCATGGCGACAAGGCTTTCGCGAGGTGCCATTCGTCTTTCGCGCCGGGAATCGAGCCATGACCAGACTTCTCATCACGCTTGCCCTGATCGGCGGCCTGTCCGGCTGCTACGTCGCGCCGCCGTACGGCTACGCGCCCGCGCCGGCCTACTACGGCTATGCGCCGGCGTATTACGCGCCGCCCGTCAGCGTCGGGATCGGCGGCAACTTCCGCATCCGCTGATCGGGCATCGGGCGTAGCTGCCGGCCGCATCGGTCAGTGCCAACACGTTGCGCCGGAGACTCGCGCGGATTCGCGTATCGCATGACGGCGGTGCGCAGCGCGGCGTGCGCGCGCTTCCTATACTTCACAGGAAAGCGCATTCCGCATTCCGCGTTCCGGTGAGGCAGCCATGGCAGTCACCCGCAAGGTCGCAGTCGCGTCGGCCATCTCCACGCTCGTCTATCTCGGGCTCGCGGTGCTTGGCAGCGGCGGGTTCGCGGCGTTCTTCTCGCATCCACCGCTGACGGTCGTCGTCGTCGCGACGCTCGCGATGGCCGTCGCCGCGCTGTTCACCGAAGGCAACCTGAGCAGCGGCGAGCGCGAGAACCGCGACAACCGCTGGGTGCTCGCGGCGTTCGGGGTGAGCGGGTTCCTGCTCGCATACCTGCCTGCGCTGACCGACCGGCTCGACTTCTGGACTTTCGGCGGCGAGGCGGTGCGCTGGATCGGCGTCGTGCTGTACATCGTGGGCGGCGTGCTGCGCATCTGGCCCGTATTCGTGCTCGGCAAGCGCTTCAGCGGGCTCGTCGCGATCCAGCCGGGCCATACGCTCGTGACCGACGGCATCTACCGCCGCATCCGCAATCCGAGCTATCTCGGCCTGGTCGTCAATTCCGTCGGGTGGGCGCTGGCATTCCGCTCGGGTGTCGGCGTGCTGCTGGTCGCATTGATGATGGTGCCGCTCGTCGCGCGCATTCGCTCCGAGGAGGCGCTGCTGCGTGCCCAATTCGGCGCCGAATACGACGCGTATTGCGCGCGGACCTGGCGTCTGCTGCCGGGCGTGTACTGACCCTCTTCATTTCTTTCCCACCGCCGTTTCGGGCGCTGCCCACGATCCGTTCCCGATGTGTTGCCACGTGTGTCGCAAACGTGCGACGCCGTGGATGGGCGGCCTGTCGTTCCACAGGGCCGGACCGTCGGCGAAGCCAATGCTGGCGCGGGTTTGCGGGCATTCCGGTGCGGCTGTTCGAACGCGCTTATTCGTAAACAACTTGTTACCAGAATGTCCACGGCAAGGATGGGGGACCGGTGCTATTCTTCGCCGCAAGCTCATTGAAATGAATTGGTCCGCGGTTCGGCACAATGCCTGACACGACGTCGATCGATTCAGATCGTCGTACCGAGCGGACCTTCAATAACCAGATTGCGAACAAGGAAGAATACGGGAATGTGGAAGAAAATCGCCCCCGCTCTCGTCGTCGCCGCTTTGACCGGCGCGACTGCACTGCCGGCCATGGCAGGTGACATGAACAACGCGCTTGGCGGCGCGCTCGGCGGGGTAGCCGGCGCAGCGGTCGGCGGTGCGCTCGGCGGCAGCACGGGCTCGGTGATCGGCGGCGCCATCGGCGGCGGCGCGGGTGGCGCGGTGACGTCGAACCGTCGCGAGCGCACCGGCGCGATCATCGGCGGCGCCCTCGGCGGCGGCGCAGGTACCGCGGCAGGCAACGCGATGGGCGGCCGCACGGGCGGCCTGCTGGGTGCGGCGGTCGGCGGCGGTGCCGGCGCGGCCCTCGGCGGCAACATGTCGCGCAGCTCGTACGAGCGCGATTACGGCGGTCGCGGCGATCGTGGCTACCGCCACCGCAAGCATCACCATCACCGCGACTGGGACTGATCGCCGCTGGCGCGGCTCGGTGCGCGAACCGCGCACCGGCGCGCCGACGGCGTCGGCACCCGACGCGAGATTCGGCCCGGCGGCCTGCCGGGCCGTCATCGCCGGCCAGACCGGCGAATACCCTTCTGGCTTCCTCAGCCGCGGCCAGATGCCCGATCGACGGGCCGGCAAGTTTCCCGCCTCGCTGTATTTCCCCGTTTTCCGACTCCATCGACTCTCGTGACTGAATGCGTCCGAGGAGCACCGAGACCATTCGCGTTCCATTCGATTTCCGTTGCCCCCGTTCTGCGGCCTGACGGCGGCTCATGACTGGCGCGGTGCGGCTTGCTGCCGTGCGCACGTCGGCGCGATCCAGTCTGCGTAACCGGATGTATCGCGCACCGCGTGTGTCGCTACAGCGGCTGCGGCTTTTCATCTGTCCGGTAGCGTCCGGGCAAACATGCGCGTTGCCCCGTCCGTCAGGATTTCCCTGATAGCCAGAGCGTCGTTTCGCGCGTCCTTACCGCGTATCGCGGCTGCCGGCTGGTAGTGGGAAATCGAATGGAATCCATCGCAACATTTAATTGGTCGATTGCGAATGAGTTCGCTATCGTCGGCGATGCTCGCGTACGGCATCGCACCGTGCCGCTGGCCGCGTCTCCCGCATGATCGCGAGCGCCACGGCCCGGTCGCCGGCCCCACAAGCACGGGCCGCTACGTCCGAAGAACCGGACGGACCCGTCGCGAAGCCTGGCCGACCGAACGAAGGCGCATGCGCCTTCAAGCCACCCCGGCAACGATGTCCCGCCGCCGCATGCGTGCCCCACGCGCGTACGTGCCGCCCGATGCCGTTGGCACCCGGGGCCGGACCAACCCATTGCCTGGATGCACTATGTCTAAGACAACGTATTACGCGCCGCACGGCGGCCACCCGCCGCAGACCGATCTGCTGACCGATCGCGCGATGTTCACCGAGGCGTACGCGGTGATCCCGAAGGGTGTGATGCGCGACATCGTCACGAGCTGGCTGCCGTTCTGGACGAACACGCGCCTGTGGGTGATCGCCCGCCCGCTGTCGGGGTTCGCGGAAACCTTCTCGCAGTACATCGTCGAAGTGAGCCCGGGCGGCGGCAGCGACAAGCCCGAGCAGGACAAGAACGCCGAAGCGGTGCTGTTCGTCGTCGAAGGCGAAGCCGAGCTGACGCTGCAAGGCACGAAGCACGTGCTGAAGCCGGGCGGCTACGCGTTCATTCCGCCGGGCGCGGACTGGACGCTGCACAACGTCAGCGATGCCGCGGTGCGTTTCCACTGGGTGCGCAAGCACTATCAGGCCGTCGACGGCATTCCGCTGCCGGAAGCCTTCGTGACCAACGAGCAGGACGTCGAGCCGATCCCGATGCCGGGCACCAACGGCGCATGGGTGACGACGCGCTTCGTCGACATGAGCGACATGCGCCACGACATGCACGTGAACATCGTGACGTTCGAGCCGGGCGGCGTGATTCCGTTCGCTGAAACGCACGTGATGGAGCACGGGTTGTATGTGCTCGAAGGGAAGGCTGTTTATCGGCTGAACCAGGATTGGGTCGAGGTCGAAGCCGGTGACTTCATGTGGTTGCGTGCTTTCTGCCCGCAGGCGTGCTACTCGGGTGGGCCTGGGCGCTTCCGTTACCTGCTGTACAAAGATGTGAACCGTCACATGAACCTGTTGCTGAATCCGGCGCGTTAAGCGTCGTTCAGGCAGTTGGATGTGAAAGCCCGCCGGTGAATGCCGGCGGGTTTTTTTTCGGGTTCTTCGCGGGTTTCCAGGCGGGCCGTTTGACGCCCCGTTTCCGGCGGTCGGGTGGCCGCGGTTCCAACGGCAGGTATCACCTGCGGATTCAACCCGGCATCGACGGAATCCAGCCAGTGCGTGTTGCGAACCCACCGACCGTCAGTCGGATGCCGCCGGCGACTCATTGCCCTGCGTCGCGCCACATTGATGGCAATGCGGGAAGAAGAAGAAATTCCGGCCACCGCATCCGCATACGTTGAAGAGCCGCAATCCGCAATGCACGCAGAACGTGGAGTCGTCGCCGCCGAGATTCCATTGTTTGTCGCAGGACGGGCAGCGCTTTTTCTCGAGTGAGCGAACGGCCTTTTCGTATCCGATCGTGCGCGCACGTTCTCCCTGGTCCTGCTGCAATTCGAGCCGCTTGCGTTCGGCATAGCGCTGAAAGGCCTTCATCATGTAAAGGCCGGCGAACACCGTGAGCGCAATGCCGACCAGGACCCGGACATAGCCGCCGAAATTCGGCAAGTACGGGACCAGTTCGATGAAAAACGCGCTCAGTGAAAACAGGCCGAAGCCATACACGAAAGGCCAGTAGCGCATCTTGCGATAGCGCACGAACAGCCAGATCGCCATCAGCAGAATCGGCAGTGTGAGCGCAAGCCGCAGTCCGAACACCTGCAACTCGTAATGCCGGTTCGCCTTTTCGAAGCGCTGTTGGGCTGCCGCGTCCGCGTCGGCGATTTGCGTGTCGACTTGAGTCTGCTGCGACGCCAGGGCCCGTTGCTGGTCGCCGATCGCATCGATCTGATGCTGCCAGTTGACGACCACGGCCTGGAGCGTATCCAGCTTGCGAGTTCGCGCCAGAATGTCCGGGTCCCTCGCACTGTCTCCCGTCACCGAGCGGGTTGCCAGCCAGTTGCGGAAACTTTCTTTCTCGGCCGCGTACTCCTTCGCGGCGCGTCCGCGAGCCACCTCCATTGCGTCGGCCTTCTCGGCAAGCGCGTCGTGCCGTGCCTGCAGATCGCGCCGGGCTGCATCCAGCCGCGCCTTCAATGGCGCATCCGCGAATTGCTCGACGACGGGCGGCCCGCCCCTCGGAGCGAAGGCCATGTCGCGAATCACGAGACTGCCGAGCATGTTCAGAAAGACAGCGAAGATGATCGCAATTACCCACGAGGCTATCCGCAGGAGACGTGCCGGACTGGTCAGGCCGTCGCTGGAAGTCATCATTGTTTTGCCTTTGTTGGAATGGTTATATAAGCGGGCTTGATTGTCGACGATTCCCGCACCCTTGTCGAACGTCCCCTCCTGGCCGGGAGCCGTCGGTCTTCCCGCGTTCCGCGGGAATTCATGATGAACGTGTTTTCACGGGCGATGCGTGTGGCTATAGGCCGAGCGCCGCCGCCGCGAGCGTCGCGACCTGCAGCCGTGTATCGGGCGACAGGCCGTCCTCGATCAGCCACACGGCCGACAAACCCGACCACGCGAGAATCCACTGCAGTAACCGGCGCCTGTCGAGCCGTGCAGCATCGGCCACGACTATGACACGCTGTTCGAACCGCACCGGATCGACCGCAATATCGTGCGACGGATTGCAGAACAGGTTCGCGTAGTCGAACGCGCGATCGCCGCGCAGGCCTTTCGGGTCGATCGCACGCCAGCCGCGCTCGCCGAAATGGAGAATGTTGCCGTGATGGATGTCGCCGTGCAGGACGACTTCGTCGACGGCCGGCCCG
Coding sequences within:
- a CDS encoding methyltransferase family protein, with product MAVTRKVAVASAISTLVYLGLAVLGSGGFAAFFSHPPLTVVVVATLAMAVAALFTEGNLSSGERENRDNRWVLAAFGVSGFLLAYLPALTDRLDFWTFGGEAVRWIGVVLYIVGGVLRIWPVFVLGKRFSGLVAIQPGHTLVTDGIYRRIRNPSYLGLVVNSVGWALAFRSGVGVLLVALMMVPLVARIRSEEALLRAQFGAEYDAYCARTWRLLPGVY
- a CDS encoding zinc ribbon domain-containing protein, with product MTSSDGLTSPARLLRIASWVIAIIFAVFLNMLGSLVIRDMAFAPRGGPPVVEQFADAPLKARLDAARRDLQARHDALAEKADAMEVARGRAAKEYAAEKESFRNWLATRSVTGDSARDPDILARTRKLDTLQAVVVNWQHQIDAIGDQQRALASQQTQVDTQIADADAAAQQRFEKANRHYELQVFGLRLALTLPILLMAIWLFVRYRKMRYWPFVYGFGLFSLSAFFIELVPYLPNFGGYVRVLVGIALTVFAGLYMMKAFQRYAERKRLELQQDQGERARTIGYEKAVRSLEKKRCPSCDKQWNLGGDDSTFCVHCGLRLFNVCGCGGRNFFFFPHCHQCGATQGNESPAASD
- a CDS encoding bifunctional allantoicase/(S)-ureidoglycine aminohydrolase yields the protein MSKTTYYAPHGGHPPQTDLLTDRAMFTEAYAVIPKGVMRDIVTSWLPFWTNTRLWVIARPLSGFAETFSQYIVEVSPGGGSDKPEQDKNAEAVLFVVEGEAELTLQGTKHVLKPGGYAFIPPGADWTLHNVSDAAVRFHWVRKHYQAVDGIPLPEAFVTNEQDVEPIPMPGTNGAWVTTRFVDMSDMRHDMHVNIVTFEPGGVIPFAETHVMEHGLYVLEGKAVYRLNQDWVEVEAGDFMWLRAFCPQACYSGGPGRFRYLLYKDVNRHMNLLLNPAR